From the genome of Arthrobacter alpinus, one region includes:
- the trxA gene encoding thioredoxin, protein MSNAKNTTDATFADDVLNAEMPVIVDFWAEWCGPCRKIGPILDEISVEYADKVQVIKVDVDANPAISAKYGITSIPAVYLFQGGEVKSTVIGARPKQYIEKEFAEYLK, encoded by the coding sequence ATGAGCAATGCAAAAAATACTACCGATGCCACCTTCGCCGACGACGTCCTCAATGCGGAAATGCCCGTCATTGTCGACTTCTGGGCAGAGTGGTGCGGTCCTTGCCGTAAAATCGGTCCCATCCTTGACGAGATCTCTGTTGAGTACGCCGACAAGGTCCAGGTCATCAAGGTCGACGTTGATGCCAACCCGGCCATTTCAGCCAAGTATGGAATCACCTCCATTCCGGCCGTATACCTCTTCCAAGGTGGCGAGGTCAAGAGCACAGTCATTGGTGCCCGACCCAAGCAATACATTGAAAAAGAGTTTGCCGAGTACTTGAAGTAA
- a CDS encoding GNAT family N-acetyltransferase translates to MTLSLRPMTAEQLQDWLLWCLEDYAQDRMRSGESAELARANSAADNAKYFPDGEPAEGHLVNELVADGEVVGFLWIGPESTARDGAWWVWDIGVHSQHRGQGFGRAAMLLAEAEAKRRGGKELGLHVFGFNTVARTLYDSLGYLPTSITMAKTLS, encoded by the coding sequence ATGACTCTTAGCCTTCGCCCGATGACAGCCGAGCAACTTCAGGACTGGCTCCTGTGGTGCTTGGAGGACTATGCACAGGACCGGATGAGATCGGGCGAATCTGCGGAACTGGCCCGCGCGAATTCTGCGGCAGACAATGCCAAGTATTTCCCTGACGGTGAACCCGCGGAAGGGCATCTGGTCAATGAGCTTGTCGCTGATGGTGAGGTTGTGGGGTTCCTGTGGATAGGTCCGGAATCGACGGCCCGGGACGGTGCCTGGTGGGTGTGGGACATCGGCGTCCATTCCCAACACCGGGGCCAGGGTTTCGGAAGGGCGGCCATGCTGCTGGCCGAGGCGGAAGCGAAGCGTCGCGGCGGGAAGGAACTCGGGCTGCACGTATTCGGGTTCAATACGGTGGCCCGGACCCTCTATGATTCTCTGGGCTACCTGCCAACTTCTATCACAATGGCGAAGACGCTCTCCTAG
- a CDS encoding ParB/RepB/Spo0J family partition protein has translation MTEKRRGLGRGLGALIPNSSSDDSGSSSQPTRPVDLFFPEPKGRKTAGTARETKKVPEPAAIELVEVPGARFMELPVGEIHPNRKQPRTVFDEDDMAELVHSVKEIGILQPIVVRKSTEKGDQPYELVMGERRWRASQAAGLETIPVIVRETSDDNLLRDALLENLHRSQLNPLEEAAAYQQLLEDFGTTHEQLADKIGRSRPQVSNTLRLLKLPPVVQRRVAAGVLSAGHARALLGLPGTDAMELLAQKIVSEGMSVRATEEAVQLYQVPADAQKDRSTKPSPRHERLDFLASSLSDRLDTNVKISLGARKGKVSIEFASVEDLNRIMDVLAPGSN, from the coding sequence ATGACCGAAAAGCGTAGAGGCCTTGGTCGCGGCTTAGGTGCTTTGATACCCAATTCATCCTCGGATGATTCGGGTTCCTCATCACAGCCGACCCGTCCAGTAGATCTCTTCTTTCCGGAACCCAAAGGCCGGAAAACTGCAGGCACTGCGCGGGAGACTAAAAAAGTCCCTGAGCCGGCTGCGATTGAGCTTGTAGAGGTTCCCGGTGCACGGTTCATGGAGCTGCCCGTAGGGGAAATCCACCCCAACCGAAAGCAGCCTAGGACGGTCTTCGATGAAGACGACATGGCAGAACTGGTACATTCCGTCAAGGAAATCGGCATTCTCCAGCCGATTGTAGTCCGCAAGTCGACTGAAAAGGGTGACCAGCCCTATGAATTGGTCATGGGTGAACGCCGTTGGCGTGCGTCCCAAGCCGCCGGCCTGGAAACCATTCCCGTTATCGTTCGCGAAACAAGCGATGACAATCTACTCCGTGATGCACTGCTTGAAAACCTTCATCGTAGCCAACTGAATCCCTTGGAGGAGGCTGCAGCATACCAACAGCTCCTTGAGGACTTCGGAACCACACACGAGCAGCTGGCAGACAAGATTGGGCGCTCCAGGCCCCAGGTCTCCAACACGCTTCGACTGCTGAAGTTGCCGCCTGTGGTTCAGCGTCGGGTGGCTGCGGGGGTACTCTCGGCAGGTCACGCTAGGGCGCTATTGGGCTTGCCTGGGACTGACGCCATGGAGCTTTTGGCACAAAAGATCGTTTCCGAGGGAATGTCCGTGCGGGCAACGGAAGAGGCGGTTCAGCTTTACCAGGTCCCGGCTGATGCGCAGAAGGACCGGAGTACCAAACCGAGCCCCCGGCATGAGCGCCTTGACTTTCTGGCCAGCTCCTTGTCTGATCGCCTTGACACGAATGTTAAGATTTCTCTGGGCGCGCGAAAGGGCAAGGTGAGCATTGAGTTTGCCTCTGTTGAGGACCTGAACCGGATCATGGATGTCCTCGCCCCCGGTTCCAACTAG
- a CDS encoding ParA family protein codes for MTNSEAASQRIPPFMSLGSARSDSPSVGNGTQVATRLKNQLKTVESSDGDLVSRETNPGGISAFDNDFDDSSPIASQLVSETKRRERLLGRKLPRPKRTRILTVANQKGGVGKTTTTVNIAAALASAGLQVLVIDIDPQGNASTALGVPHHAEIDSIYDVLINDFAMSDVVALCPDIDNLYCAPATIHLAGAEIELVSLVAREQRLRRAIDQYTKYREENGEQRLDFIFIDCPPSLGLLTVNAFVAANEVMIPIQCEYYALEGLSQLLKNIEMIQKHLNSDLVVSTILLTMYDGRTNLAAHVAADVREHFPKQVLKALIPRSVRISEAPSYQQTVMTYDPSSTGALSYLEAAAELAER; via the coding sequence GTGACCAACAGCGAAGCAGCTTCGCAACGGATCCCACCGTTTATGTCGTTGGGGTCGGCACGATCTGATTCACCTTCAGTCGGGAACGGGACGCAGGTTGCGACGCGACTGAAAAATCAACTTAAAACGGTTGAGTCTTCGGACGGAGATCTTGTTTCACGTGAAACAAACCCTGGTGGAATTTCGGCATTCGACAACGACTTTGATGACAGCAGTCCCATAGCGAGCCAATTGGTTAGCGAAACAAAGCGGCGAGAGCGACTCCTTGGCCGGAAACTGCCTCGTCCGAAGCGAACCCGTATCCTCACAGTGGCGAATCAAAAGGGTGGCGTTGGCAAGACCACCACTACTGTTAATATCGCAGCCGCGTTGGCATCAGCTGGTCTTCAGGTGCTCGTTATTGATATTGACCCCCAGGGCAATGCTTCAACGGCACTGGGTGTCCCGCACCATGCCGAGATCGACAGCATTTACGATGTCCTGATCAATGATTTTGCCATGTCCGATGTGGTGGCTTTGTGTCCTGACATTGACAACCTGTATTGTGCACCGGCAACCATTCATTTGGCTGGAGCCGAGATTGAGCTGGTTTCCCTCGTCGCTCGGGAGCAGCGCTTGCGGCGGGCCATCGATCAGTACACGAAGTATCGTGAGGAAAATGGGGAACAGCGCCTTGATTTCATCTTTATCGACTGCCCTCCGAGCCTAGGACTGTTGACTGTCAACGCCTTCGTCGCTGCCAACGAGGTGATGATTCCCATTCAGTGCGAGTACTACGCACTGGAGGGTCTGAGTCAATTGTTGAAAAACATTGAAATGATCCAAAAGCATCTCAACTCTGACTTGGTGGTGTCGACGATTCTGTTGACGATGTACGACGGACGCACAAATCTGGCCGCCCATGTAGCTGCGGACGTGCGGGAACATTTCCCTAAGCAGGTTCTGAAGGCCCTGATTCCGCGCTCAGTGCGGATCTCGGAGGCTCCCAGTTACCAACAAACGGTCATGACTTACGATCCTTCGTCCACCGGCGCGTTGTCCTACTTGGAAGCCGCAGCGGAACTGGCTGAACGCTAG
- the rsmG gene encoding 16S rRNA (guanine(527)-N(7))-methyltransferase RsmG, with product MVELTVEEAIAAERIFGDRRDLAKRYVEHLATSGIERGLIGPREVPRLWSRHVLNCAVVAELIADGAKVADVGSGAGLPGLCLAIARPDLYVTLIEPLERRVTWLEEVVMDLGLGNVGILRARAEAAIGKVECTVVTARAVSALDSLAQLTIPLLGGKGVLLAIKGRSAGEEVTKAAKTIKKLGGVQTEVVLAGADILEEPTTVVRIKVARR from the coding sequence GTGGTAGAGCTAACTGTCGAAGAAGCCATTGCCGCTGAGCGGATTTTTGGTGATCGTCGAGACCTGGCTAAACGGTATGTGGAGCACTTGGCCACATCGGGGATTGAGCGTGGGTTGATTGGTCCACGCGAGGTTCCTCGCCTGTGGAGCCGTCACGTCCTGAACTGTGCCGTCGTCGCTGAGTTGATAGCCGACGGAGCTAAAGTCGCCGATGTTGGCAGTGGCGCTGGGCTACCCGGGCTGTGCCTGGCCATTGCCCGCCCTGACCTGTATGTGACTCTCATCGAACCCCTTGAACGTCGAGTGACCTGGCTTGAAGAGGTTGTCATGGATCTTGGTCTTGGCAATGTGGGGATCCTCCGCGCCCGGGCCGAGGCGGCCATTGGCAAGGTCGAATGCACTGTTGTCACAGCAAGGGCCGTGTCCGCATTGGACAGCCTGGCACAGTTGACCATCCCCTTACTTGGCGGGAAGGGCGTGCTGCTGGCCATCAAGGGGCGTAGCGCTGGCGAGGAGGTCACCAAAGCTGCGAAAACCATCAAAAAGCTCGGTGGCGTCCAGACAGAGGTAGTACTTGCAGGCGCCGACATCCTGGAAGAACCAACCACTGTAGTGCGTATCAAGGTAGCCCGGCGCTGA
- a CDS encoding protein jag: MPAETGIVPEQTVDQDNAVRAGAEQDNVDPVLVDQDDASGANRLEEEGDIAADYLEELLDIADIDGDIDIEVRNGRTYISIVADEEVVSLKALVGQDGEVLDALQELTRLSVLSATENRSRLVLDIDGYRDRRNVELAQIAKDAAAAIKAGSVSVALEPMGAYERKIVHDTIAELGLESESEGEGASRHIVVTAS, from the coding sequence ATGCCTGCTGAAACTGGGATTGTTCCCGAACAAACTGTTGACCAGGACAATGCTGTCCGGGCTGGTGCCGAGCAGGACAACGTTGATCCGGTTCTGGTTGACCAGGACGACGCCTCAGGTGCAAACCGCCTCGAAGAAGAGGGCGATATCGCTGCGGATTATCTGGAAGAACTGTTGGACATCGCCGATATCGATGGTGACATTGATATCGAGGTGCGCAATGGGCGCACTTACATTTCCATCGTCGCCGATGAAGAAGTCGTTTCATTGAAAGCACTGGTAGGCCAGGACGGTGAAGTTTTGGATGCACTCCAAGAACTGACCCGTCTGAGTGTACTGTCGGCAACCGAGAACCGCTCCCGTTTGGTCCTGGACATCGATGGCTACCGCGATCGGCGCAACGTCGAGCTAGCTCAGATTGCCAAGGACGCAGCTGCTGCGATCAAAGCTGGCAGCGTGTCCGTAGCATTGGAGCCCATGGGCGCCTACGAACGCAAGATTGTTCACGACACCATTGCCGAACTTGGCTTGGAATCAGAATCTGAAGGCGAAGGCGCCAGCCGCCACATCGTCGTCACCGCTTCATAA
- the yidC gene encoding membrane protein insertase YidC, which produces MGFFDTILFPFKWLVSWIMVTFHDGLTFLGMDAASGLAWTLSIIGLVLVIRAALIPVFVKQIKAQRGMQALQPDMKKLQAKYKGKTDQLSRQAMGQEQMALYKEHGTNPFSACLPMLIQMPFFFSLFQVLSGVAKANGSGIGIGAMSHAQVAQFDEATLFGAPLSAAFLPQLQGGDLNVSVVVLSIVMIIAMIASQFITQKQIMSKNMSEEAMQGPFMKQQKMMLYVLPLVFGIGGVNFPIGVLIYWTTTNIWTMGQQFFVIRRMPTPGSPAYKEYQKRREAKGLPLLGVSKKKVEEEIEEIPEAKRQRSQPQRKNRKKK; this is translated from the coding sequence ATGGGCTTCTTCGATACAATTCTGTTCCCTTTCAAATGGCTAGTGTCATGGATCATGGTGACGTTCCATGACGGGCTGACCTTCTTGGGGATGGATGCTGCCTCAGGCCTTGCCTGGACGTTGTCCATCATCGGTCTGGTGTTGGTGATCCGCGCCGCGTTGATTCCGGTTTTCGTCAAACAGATCAAAGCCCAGCGTGGCATGCAGGCACTGCAGCCGGATATGAAGAAGCTGCAGGCTAAATACAAGGGCAAAACAGATCAGCTCTCCCGCCAGGCGATGGGGCAGGAGCAGATGGCCCTGTACAAGGAGCACGGCACCAACCCGTTCTCCGCCTGCCTGCCAATGCTGATCCAGATGCCTTTCTTCTTCTCCTTGTTCCAGGTTCTCTCCGGCGTTGCCAAGGCAAATGGCAGCGGCATAGGCATTGGAGCCATGAGCCACGCCCAGGTTGCTCAGTTTGATGAAGCAACCCTTTTCGGTGCTCCCCTCTCGGCGGCATTCCTGCCGCAACTGCAAGGTGGTGACCTCAACGTATCCGTTGTGGTGCTCTCCATTGTCATGATTATTGCGATGATAGCGTCGCAGTTCATCACGCAGAAGCAGATCATGTCCAAGAACATGTCTGAAGAAGCCATGCAGGGTCCCTTCATGAAGCAGCAGAAGATGATGCTCTATGTGCTGCCGCTGGTCTTCGGTATTGGTGGCGTGAACTTCCCCATCGGTGTCTTGATCTACTGGACCACAACCAACATTTGGACCATGGGTCAGCAGTTCTTCGTCATCCGCCGCATGCCCACCCCAGGATCACCCGCCTACAAGGAATACCAGAAACGTCGCGAAGCCAAGGGTTTGCCGCTGTTGGGAGTTTCGAAGAAGAAGGTCGAAGAAGAGATCGAAGAGATTCCTGAGGCCAAGCGCCAACGGAGCCAGCCACAACGTAAAAACAGGAAGAAGAAATAA
- the yidD gene encoding membrane protein insertion efficiency factor YidD: MMNVTQAKLESRALSRPTVVGRFLWHLPQNILIVVLKLYRRFISPIYGQVCRFFPSCSAYALEAVTVHGAVKGSWYAARRIVRCHPWNSGGIDPVPAPAHVNWDDPSKVPFIVQLNHPDFFLAAQADTQSRPAASGDR; the protein is encoded by the coding sequence ATGATGAACGTGACCCAAGCGAAGCTTGAGAGTCGCGCTTTGAGCCGCCCGACCGTCGTCGGACGGTTCTTGTGGCATCTTCCGCAAAATATTCTGATAGTTGTCTTGAAACTGTACCGGCGATTCATCTCACCCATTTATGGTCAGGTGTGCCGGTTTTTTCCGTCCTGTTCGGCATATGCCCTGGAGGCCGTCACCGTCCACGGTGCAGTAAAAGGCAGCTGGTATGCGGCACGTCGCATTGTGCGTTGCCATCCTTGGAATTCCGGCGGCATCGATCCGGTCCCGGCGCCGGCACATGTCAACTGGGATGATCCCTCCAAGGTTCCGTTCATTGTCCAACTGAACCACCCAGACTTCTTTCTGGCAGCTCAGGCGGATACACAAAGTCGCCCGGCGGCTTCAGGAGATAGATAA